The following proteins come from a genomic window of Heyndrickxia acidicola:
- a CDS encoding DUF3892 domain-containing protein, whose product MPDQFEEIYEQYKKQSEEQAKKLAMPNSQSDKEEIMAVRKNEDGDLIAFKTNSGRELDYLAALEEAKAGKIANIDVFHKYGRDIIRSEPDGVKENNLDNLPSF is encoded by the coding sequence ATGCCAGATCAATTTGAGGAAATTTATGAACAGTATAAAAAACAATCTGAAGAGCAGGCAAAAAAGCTTGCTATGCCTAACAGTCAGTCCGACAAGGAAGAAATTATGGCAGTAAGAAAAAACGAAGACGGCGATTTAATCGCCTTTAAAACCAACTCGGGTCGGGAACTGGACTATTTGGCTGCTCTTGAAGAAGCTAAAGCAGGAAAGATTGCCAATATAGATGTATTTCATAAATATGGAAGAGATATTATAAGAAGTGAGCCCGATGGTGTTAAAGAAAATAACCTGGACAACCTTCCTTCTTTTTAA
- a CDS encoding alpha/beta fold hydrolase: MQFLHFNGHSLYYTVDTANSYFLSETVMLIHSNFSDHSIFDLLVPFLTKKYNVIRYDLAGIRAKHPRKLRKLILTPM, translated from the coding sequence TTGCAATTCCTTCATTTTAATGGCCATAGTTTATACTATACAGTTGATACAGCAAATTCTTATTTTCTTTCAGAGACAGTTATGCTCATTCATTCCAATTTTTCTGATCACTCTATTTTTGATCTCCTTGTTCCTTTTTTAACCAAGAAATACAATGTAATACGCTATGATCTCGCGGGGATTCGGGCAAAGCATCCTAGGAAATTAAGGAAATTAATATTGACACCTATGTAA
- a CDS encoding DoxX family protein yields the protein MLSLGLLIIRLVFGLSFVGHGAQKLFGWFGGHGVKGTGGWFESIGMKPGIAMAIIAGLMELVGGLLFALGLMTPIAGILIALTMLAAIVKVHGPNGYWSTQNGYEYNLAVLAVAIGIAITGAGSFSLDALIF from the coding sequence ATGTTAAGTTTAGGACTATTAATTATTCGACTGGTTTTTGGATTGTCATTTGTGGGGCATGGTGCTCAAAAGCTTTTTGGATGGTTTGGCGGTCATGGTGTAAAAGGTACAGGCGGCTGGTTTGAATCAATTGGCATGAAGCCTGGAATTGCGATGGCCATTATAGCTGGATTAATGGAATTAGTAGGAGGATTGCTATTTGCGCTAGGACTGATGACTCCGATTGCTGGCATATTGATTGCCTTAACAATGCTTGCAGCCATTGTTAAGGTTCATGGCCCGAACGGATACTGGTCCACTCAAAATGGTTATGAATACAATCTAGCGGTTTTAGCAGTTGCAATTGGTATTGCAATTACAGGTGCAGGTTCCTTTTCTTTAGATGCTCTCATTTTTTAA
- a CDS encoding M50 family metallopeptidase has product MSEHSLLLIYIVVAIITTNLPVVGVYFSLCNTLVHEFSHALLASIFTRRLGHTITLNHNASGMAITSINSWVSRVAVSYAGYTGSSLMAVVLFYLLHKSDYQLVIEIFTALTVVTAILWVRNLYGFMWSVSVIFTLGSMLFHHLTLFMMHASMFISSVILVQSVFAASHILKLSVVKREEAGDAASLEEATFIPAPIWGLLFCSQSIYAVWIIFRYLY; this is encoded by the coding sequence ATGAGTGAACATAGTTTATTGCTTATATATATAGTGGTTGCTATTATTACTACCAATCTTCCTGTTGTAGGAGTATATTTTTCTCTATGCAATACACTGGTCCATGAGTTTTCTCATGCGCTGCTTGCGAGTATTTTCACAAGAAGGTTGGGGCATACAATCACTTTAAACCATAATGCTTCAGGCATGGCGATTACTAGCATTAATTCCTGGGTCTCCCGAGTAGCTGTGTCTTATGCGGGTTATACTGGTTCTTCTTTAATGGCAGTGGTTCTATTTTACCTGCTGCATAAAAGCGATTATCAATTAGTTATAGAGATTTTCACTGCACTTACCGTTGTCACGGCTATTTTATGGGTAAGAAATCTTTATGGTTTTATGTGGTCTGTATCCGTCATTTTTACTTTGGGATCGATGCTATTCCATCATTTAACCTTATTTATGATGCATGCTAGTATGTTTATCTCCTCTGTCATACTGGTTCAATCAGTATTCGCTGCTTCACACATCTTGAAATTAAGCGTTGTTAAGCGAGAAGAAGCTGGTGATGCGGCCTCATTGGAAGAAGCCACCTTTATTCCAGCGCCAATTTGGGGTTTGTTATTCTGCTCACAGTCTATTTACGCTGTCTGGATTATTTTTAGATATCTATACTAG
- a CDS encoding aldo/keto reductase has translation MPANLQDTTTLNNGVKMPWFGLGVFKVEDGSQAVESVKAAIKAGYRSIDTAAIYKNEEGVGQGIREALEENELTRDDLFITSKVWNDDQGYESAIKAYEASLERLGLDYLDLYLIHWPGKDKFKDTWNALEKLYKDGKVRSIGVSNFHVHHLEELLKDAEVVPAVNQVEYHPRLAQVELLSYCKEKGIQLEAWSPLMQGKIFEIGELNSIAEKYQKSVAQIVLRWDLQNGVVTIPKSIKEQRIIENADVFDFELSDEEMNEINRLNKDERVGPNPDEFLF, from the coding sequence ATGCCAGCAAACTTACAGGATACAACTACTTTAAACAATGGAGTAAAAATGCCTTGGTTCGGCCTTGGCGTTTTTAAGGTGGAAGATGGTTCTCAAGCGGTTGAGTCTGTAAAAGCAGCTATTAAAGCAGGATATAGAAGCATTGATACTGCAGCCATTTACAAAAATGAAGAGGGTGTAGGACAAGGCATTCGTGAAGCCTTGGAGGAAAATGAATTAACACGTGACGATCTCTTTATTACTTCTAAAGTGTGGAATGATGATCAAGGGTATGAGAGTGCCATTAAGGCTTATGAAGCTAGCCTTGAAAGACTCGGACTTGATTATTTGGACCTTTATCTAATTCATTGGCCAGGTAAGGATAAATTTAAAGATACATGGAATGCGCTGGAGAAATTGTATAAAGACGGCAAGGTCCGTTCCATCGGTGTCAGTAATTTTCATGTTCACCATCTTGAAGAACTTCTTAAGGATGCAGAAGTGGTACCTGCAGTTAACCAGGTAGAATACCATCCTCGTCTGGCGCAAGTAGAACTGCTTTCATACTGTAAGGAAAAAGGAATTCAATTGGAGGCATGGTCTCCATTAATGCAAGGCAAGATATTTGAAATTGGCGAGCTAAATTCTATTGCTGAAAAATATCAAAAATCCGTTGCTCAAATTGTTTTGCGCTGGGATCTTCAAAATGGTGTTGTGACCATTCCGAAATCCATAAAGGAACAGCGTATAATTGAAAATGCTGACGTCTTTGATTTCGAACTATCTGACGAAGAAATGAATGAAATCAATCGCTTAAATAAGGACGAGCGTGTAGGGCCAAATCCAGATGAGTTCTTGTTTTAA
- a CDS encoding NAD(P)/FAD-dependent oxidoreductase encodes MYSLMKFIVIGAGILGASTAYQLAKAGARVVIVDRKDQGQATDAAAGIVCPWLSQRRNKAWYQLAKGGASFYPKLIEELKEDGELNTGYAKVGAISVHNDQEKLLQIEKRALLRREDAPEIGDVTILTPQETKKLFPLLADGFGSVHVSGAARVDGRALRDALLRGAQSFGASIIRGNAELLYSDTSVEGVTINGDKIVADTTIVTTGAWGSQILSPLGVQFMGDFQKAQIIHLKVQGLETRNLPVVMPPTDQYILAFEDERIVIGATHENHTGFDTRITAGGLQEVFSKALEIAPGLSNAAFIEARVGFRPFTPGFLPIIGPLPGYQGILVANGLGASGLTMGPFIGLELSRLALGKSTTIDLGLYDVKNAIH; translated from the coding sequence ATGTATTCTTTAATGAAATTTATAGTTATCGGAGCAGGAATATTGGGAGCTTCCACGGCTTATCAGTTAGCGAAAGCTGGTGCTAGGGTCGTTATAGTAGATCGTAAAGATCAAGGACAGGCAACTGATGCTGCTGCAGGAATCGTATGCCCATGGTTATCCCAGAGAAGGAATAAAGCTTGGTATCAATTGGCTAAAGGCGGAGCCAGCTTTTATCCAAAATTAATAGAAGAACTTAAAGAGGATGGAGAATTGAACACGGGTTATGCGAAGGTTGGAGCTATAAGTGTTCATAATGATCAAGAAAAGCTTTTGCAAATAGAGAAACGGGCTTTATTGCGCAGGGAAGACGCACCTGAAATCGGAGATGTTACCATTCTCACACCGCAAGAAACGAAAAAGCTCTTCCCTCTCCTCGCAGATGGTTTTGGTTCTGTTCATGTAAGCGGAGCTGCCCGAGTGGATGGTCGGGCACTTAGAGACGCCCTTCTAAGAGGTGCTCAGAGCTTTGGTGCTTCTATTATTAGGGGGAATGCCGAGCTTTTATATTCTGATACCTCTGTAGAAGGAGTTACCATTAATGGAGATAAAATCGTTGCAGATACAACGATTGTTACAACAGGGGCTTGGGGAAGTCAAATACTCTCACCGCTTGGTGTCCAATTCATGGGTGATTTTCAAAAGGCACAAATTATTCATCTTAAAGTACAGGGTTTGGAAACAAGAAACCTGCCTGTTGTAATGCCTCCTACAGATCAATATATTCTTGCTTTTGAGGATGAGAGAATTGTTATTGGAGCGACTCATGAAAATCATACAGGTTTTGACACTCGAATAACCGCTGGCGGATTGCAGGAAGTGTTTTCTAAAGCATTGGAAATTGCACCGGGACTTTCGAATGCTGCCTTTATAGAAGCACGAGTTGGTTTTCGTCCATTTACACCAGGATTCCTCCCAATCATTGGCCCTTTGCCCGGCTATCAAGGTATCCTTGTTGCAAACGGCTTAGGCGCTTCTGGCTTGACAATGGGACCATTCATCGGATTGGAATTATCCAGACTGGCTCTCGGGAAATCTACCACCATAGATTTAGGTTTATATGATGTAAAGAATGCCATTCACTAG
- a CDS encoding YjcZ family sporulation protein — protein MSGGYSNSFALIVVLFILLIIVGAAYVY, from the coding sequence ATGTCAGGTGGTTACAGCAATAGTTTCGCGTTAATTGTTGTCTTGTTTATTCTTTTAATTATTGTTGGTGCAGCTTACGTTTACTAA
- a CDS encoding DinB family protein, producing MDENQQIREELWKAVDGLSDEQLNKQVEKDHWSIIQILEHLYLTETAVTKSIAVELKNEESQPADNKPIHLALDRSTKIQAPAYARPSDKFQTLSEVKQKLQNARTKLIEVCNEADPFMLDQKSFMHPVFGPMSIRQWIPFVGLHEKRHLEQIEELKKSL from the coding sequence ATGGACGAAAATCAGCAAATTAGAGAAGAGCTTTGGAAAGCAGTGGATGGACTTTCAGATGAACAATTGAATAAGCAGGTTGAAAAGGATCATTGGAGCATCATCCAGATTCTTGAACATCTTTATTTAACTGAAACTGCGGTTACAAAAAGCATTGCTGTTGAATTGAAAAATGAGGAAAGTCAGCCAGCAGACAATAAACCTATACATCTTGCGCTGGACAGGTCTACAAAAATACAGGCTCCTGCTTATGCAAGGCCATCAGACAAATTTCAAACGTTGAGTGAAGTAAAACAAAAACTTCAAAATGCAAGGACGAAGCTGATAGAGGTCTGTAACGAAGCTGATCCATTTATGCTTGATCAAAAGTCATTTATGCACCCGGTATTTGGACCTATGAGCATAAGACAATGGATTCCTTTTGTAGGACTTCATGAAAAACGCCATTTGGAACAAATTGAGGAATTGAAGAAAAGCTTGTAA
- a CDS encoding alpha/beta fold hydrolase: protein MKRKNLTILSAQVPPFLYWQLTDLSIFAFLIEDLVKIVSPILFLTGEDDRVNSSQYLALNTLYFPNCRYYSILNAKSFFIVELPSAVSKIIVDFLETKETNNIGNHDPFLNSIEEEIKLYIQQIQQKG, encoded by the coding sequence TTGAAACGAAAAAACTTAACTATCTTATCAGCCCAAGTTCCCCCTTTTCTCTACTGGCAATTAACAGACCTTTCAATATTTGCTTTTCTTATTGAAGATTTAGTAAAAATTGTTAGTCCAATCCTTTTCCTGACGGGAGAAGATGACAGAGTTAATTCGTCTCAATATTTAGCTTTAAATACATTATACTTTCCTAACTGCAGGTATTATTCCATCCTAAACGCTAAAAGCTTTTTTATAGTAGAGCTTCCATCTGCCGTTTCAAAGATCATTGTTGATTTTCTGGAAACCAAAGAAACGAATAATATAGGTAATCATGATCCATTTTTAAATTCCATTGAGGAAGAAATAAAACTTTATATACAGCAAATCCAGCAAAAAGGTTGA
- a CDS encoding HAD family hydrolase: MTNYKILFLDIDGTTLTPDDTIQASTKDAIRQVKEKGLEVFLATGRPLHEIQDIAKELDIHSYIGYNGAYATYKGKDVLKEYMSPFLIEDYLKTAKAHHQEMVLYTSEQNAFTAPFEEASVKKFIRAFHLKQNTRFQEEMKHSILGITLLNVNKESIPLYEENYDLHLSQVNVEGLKKHYDVIRDNVNKGFAVEQILKQLGIPPQATIAFGDGMNDKEMLETAGEGFAMGNAHPDLFQYAKHRTTNVTDSGIYNGLKSLGLVK; encoded by the coding sequence ATGACAAATTATAAAATACTTTTTTTAGACATAGATGGAACAACTTTAACACCTGATGATACCATACAGGCCTCCACTAAAGATGCGATCAGGCAAGTAAAGGAAAAGGGTCTCGAAGTATTTTTAGCCACAGGCCGCCCCCTTCATGAAATTCAGGATATTGCAAAGGAGCTCGACATCCATTCCTACATTGGTTATAACGGTGCTTATGCTACATACAAAGGGAAGGATGTTCTAAAAGAATATATGAGTCCATTCTTAATTGAAGACTACTTAAAAACTGCAAAAGCTCATCATCAGGAAATGGTTCTGTATACAAGTGAACAAAATGCATTTACAGCTCCTTTTGAAGAAGCATCTGTAAAAAAGTTTATCCGTGCATTTCATTTAAAACAAAACACGCGCTTCCAAGAGGAAATGAAGCATTCTATTCTAGGGATCACTCTTTTAAATGTAAACAAGGAGAGCATCCCATTATATGAAGAAAATTATGATCTACATTTATCACAAGTAAATGTAGAGGGATTAAAAAAACATTATGATGTCATTCGGGATAATGTAAACAAGGGCTTTGCAGTTGAGCAAATTTTGAAGCAGCTGGGTATTCCTCCTCAAGCTACCATCGCTTTTGGCGACGGTATGAATGATAAAGAGATGCTGGAGACCGCTGGTGAAGGATTTGCTATGGGGAATGCACACCCAGATCTTTTTCAATATGCAAAGCATAGAACAACAAATGTAACAGACTCCGGAATTTATAATGGTTTGAAATCGTTAGGGCTTGTAAAATAA
- a CDS encoding styrene monooxygenase/indole monooxygenase family protein — MLLSRKIAIVGSGTAGLQLAYALRNDFEVTVIHAYSSEKIKNGRVMSTQVHFGSTVKREEKFQMPFWKEADPLQSVHISIRDQKLFVGNLKEPAYSINQRLYFSRGMEELEMDNVKFKQVRVQEEHLDQLIEEFNIVIDCSGKAGPLFSFPIIEELSPFKLPQRKCIVGYFNGIKSNDPLGVGVTILPGLGEMFEIPALTNKGPITILFIMAIPEKELDCFKGVKTSEQFTDRMKDTAHSYFPSIYERIDKNQFTLADSLSFLQLAISPVIRRPYTHYTNKIVLGCGDSVFLNDPITGQGCNLSSYCAEKLYETLLQYKHSEWDLKLGEDYWDAVRPMVEKVTKWTNAMTQEMPPHIIQLLLSGKSSQKTADKIAEWFAEPEKAYNDFFQQSIQI; from the coding sequence ATGCTATTGAGTAGAAAAATTGCAATAGTTGGAAGTGGAACAGCCGGTTTACAGCTTGCGTATGCCTTACGAAATGACTTTGAAGTTACTGTCATCCATGCATATTCCTCTGAAAAAATTAAAAATGGAAGAGTCATGTCTACTCAGGTTCATTTTGGTTCAACAGTAAAACGGGAAGAAAAATTTCAAATGCCTTTCTGGAAGGAAGCAGATCCTCTTCAAAGTGTTCACATCTCGATTAGGGATCAAAAACTTTTTGTAGGAAATCTGAAAGAACCTGCCTATTCTATTAATCAGAGACTTTATTTTTCAAGAGGTATGGAAGAACTTGAAATGGACAACGTGAAATTTAAACAAGTGAGGGTTCAGGAAGAGCACCTCGATCAGTTAATTGAAGAGTTTAATATTGTGATTGATTGTTCAGGTAAAGCTGGACCGCTTTTTTCCTTTCCTATAATAGAAGAGCTCTCACCTTTTAAACTGCCTCAAAGAAAATGCATAGTCGGTTACTTTAATGGAATAAAATCAAATGACCCATTAGGAGTCGGTGTAACAATTTTGCCGGGGCTTGGTGAAATGTTTGAGATTCCTGCGTTAACAAATAAGGGTCCAATAACCATTTTATTCATAATGGCCATTCCCGAAAAAGAACTCGATTGTTTTAAAGGGGTAAAGACATCTGAACAGTTTACAGACCGTATGAAGGATACTGCTCATTCATATTTTCCTTCTATCTATGAACGGATAGACAAGAACCAATTTACGTTAGCTGACAGCCTTTCTTTTCTCCAATTAGCAATCTCTCCCGTTATTAGAAGGCCTTATACGCATTATACAAATAAAATCGTTCTTGGCTGCGGGGATAGTGTTTTTTTAAATGATCCCATTACCGGCCAAGGCTGTAATCTCTCTTCTTATTGTGCAGAAAAGCTTTATGAAACCCTTCTGCAGTATAAACACTCGGAATGGGATTTAAAACTGGGAGAAGATTATTGGGACGCTGTCAGACCAATGGTAGAAAAAGTGACGAAATGGACGAACGCAATGACACAGGAAATGCCTCCTCACATTATTCAATTGCTACTGTCCGGAAAATCAAGCCAGAAAACTGCTGACAAAATTGCAGAATGGTTTGCTGAGCCTGAAAAGGCATATAACGATTTTTTTCAGCAATCCATACAGATTTGA
- a CDS encoding ring-cleaving dioxygenase, whose product MHLLGLHHVSILTGKAEMNYDFYTRIMGMRLIKKGVNQDNTSSYHLFYGDAIGSPGTELTFFDIPHLGRTYPGVSSISSTSLRVKSSESLYFWKQRFSEMGVKHEEIVKRANRDTLAFEDIEGTHLILVAENGEKGVKPGVPWEQSDIPNEHAILGLGSVLLTVSSAEPTAYVLTEVLNFRHIGGYPSLLGKGFSDVEVYSTGEGGPGAEVHIQAMPGLPKERLGRGGVHHVAFRIPNEEQYDYWVERIQVHRYPNSGKVDRYYFKALYFREPNGILFELSTDTPGFDVDESRERLGENLSLPPFLESQRKQIEEKLRPLILESK is encoded by the coding sequence ATGCACTTACTGGGTTTGCATCATGTCTCTATCTTAACAGGAAAAGCAGAAATGAATTATGATTTCTATACACGAATAATGGGAATGCGTTTGATAAAAAAAGGTGTCAATCAGGATAACACCAGTTCCTATCATTTGTTTTACGGGGATGCGATAGGGAGTCCAGGAACAGAATTGACATTCTTTGATATTCCGCATCTGGGACGTACCTACCCAGGAGTATCTAGTATTTCCTCCACTTCATTGAGAGTAAAAAGCTCAGAATCTCTGTATTTTTGGAAACAAAGGTTCTCAGAAATGGGTGTGAAGCACGAAGAAATAGTCAAAAGAGCCAATAGGGATACGCTAGCTTTTGAGGATATTGAAGGCACCCATTTAATCCTTGTAGCGGAGAATGGGGAAAAAGGAGTTAAGCCGGGAGTTCCCTGGGAACAGTCAGATATTCCAAATGAGCATGCTATCCTAGGCCTTGGGTCGGTTTTATTGACCGTTTCATCAGCAGAACCCACTGCTTATGTACTGACAGAGGTATTGAACTTTCGCCATATAGGAGGTTATCCTTCATTGCTGGGAAAAGGCTTTTCAGATGTAGAGGTATATTCAACCGGAGAGGGAGGCCCTGGTGCAGAAGTGCACATACAGGCAATGCCAGGCTTACCTAAGGAAAGACTTGGCCGCGGCGGCGTGCATCATGTAGCCTTCAGAATTCCAAATGAGGAGCAGTATGACTACTGGGTTGAAAGAATACAGGTTCATCGCTATCCCAATTCTGGCAAAGTGGATCGGTATTATTTTAAAGCCCTGTATTTCAGAGAACCAAACGGTATTTTATTTGAATTATCGACTGACACACCAGGCTTTGATGTGGATGAATCCAGAGAAAGGCTTGGAGAAAACCTGTCACTTCCTCCTTTTCTTGAATCTCAGCGTAAACAAATTGAGGAAAAACTTCGCCCGCTTATACTTGAATCAAAATAA
- a CDS encoding MFS transporter — protein sequence MEKVLTVSKRKLLAISGTGWMFDALDVGILSFIIAALEKEWHLTPPQMGWIGSVNSIGMAVGALLFGILSDRLGRKPVFMITLLFFAIGSGLSALSPTLAFFLFLRFIIGMGLGGELPVASTLVSESVPAIERGRVVVLLESFWAVGWLIGALISYFIIPDFGWRIALAITAVPALYVIYLRRGLPDSPKFKSVNPSQKESVLQRVQSVWSKPFAASSLMLWVVWFMVVFSYYGIFLWLPSVMVLKGFTLIKSFEYVLIMTLAQLPGYFTAAWLIEKTGRKFVLITFLIGTAISAYLFGHGESLAVLMTAGILLSFFNLGAWGALYAYTPEQYPAAFRGTGSGMAMSFGRIGGILGPLLVGNMVAQKAPSGTIFSLFCIAILIAVLFVWILGKETKQTNVD from the coding sequence ATGGAAAAAGTATTGACTGTTTCAAAACGAAAATTGCTTGCGATTTCCGGAACAGGGTGGATGTTTGATGCACTCGATGTAGGCATACTTTCCTTCATTATTGCTGCATTGGAAAAAGAATGGCACCTTACTCCTCCACAAATGGGGTGGATCGGAAGCGTCAACTCGATAGGAATGGCTGTGGGAGCTCTATTGTTTGGCATTTTATCTGACCGTTTGGGAAGAAAACCTGTTTTCATGATAACCCTTCTTTTCTTCGCAATTGGAAGCGGTTTGTCTGCACTTTCTCCCACACTTGCTTTTTTTCTTTTCCTTCGGTTTATCATCGGCATGGGGCTAGGAGGAGAGCTTCCGGTAGCCTCTACACTTGTATCCGAAAGCGTGCCTGCTATAGAAAGAGGAAGGGTTGTGGTCCTTCTTGAGAGCTTTTGGGCAGTAGGGTGGCTGATTGGAGCATTGATTTCTTATTTTATCATTCCGGATTTTGGCTGGAGAATTGCTTTAGCTATAACGGCTGTACCAGCTTTATATGTCATTTATTTACGAAGGGGTCTTCCGGATTCTCCAAAATTCAAGTCGGTAAATCCATCACAAAAAGAATCTGTCCTGCAAAGAGTTCAATCAGTATGGTCAAAGCCGTTTGCAGCCAGTTCACTCATGCTATGGGTTGTATGGTTTATGGTTGTATTTTCTTATTATGGGATATTTCTTTGGCTTCCAAGTGTGATGGTTTTAAAAGGGTTTACACTTATAAAAAGCTTTGAGTATGTTTTAATTATGACTTTGGCACAGCTTCCTGGGTATTTTACAGCTGCATGGCTGATTGAAAAAACAGGAAGGAAATTTGTGTTAATTACTTTTTTAATTGGTACTGCCATAAGTGCATATCTGTTTGGACATGGTGAGTCTTTGGCAGTGTTAATGACTGCAGGAATTTTATTATCATTCTTCAACTTAGGGGCATGGGGAGCACTTTATGCTTATACACCTGAGCAATATCCTGCAGCATTCAGGGGGACAGGATCGGGAATGGCTATGTCTTTTGGACGTATCGGAGGCATCTTGGGGCCACTTTTGGTTGGGAACATGGTCGCACAAAAAGCGCCTTCCGGAACCATTTTTTCTTTATTTTGTATCGCAATTTTGATCGCGGTTCTATTTGTTTGGATCCTGGGAAAAGAAACAAAACAAACGAATGTGGATTAA
- a CDS encoding VOC family protein gives MEKVKKAVIDSSLTFLLVSNLKASQEYYRTALGCEVTEFWAIRDDFGLGFKLIEANDPGDIHPNKGTWNTYAYVKDFAELDSLYDEFKSNGAIIASKPAVSAFDWGLWKEFSVLDPDGYAFGFGTANKTI, from the coding sequence ATGGAAAAGGTAAAGAAAGCCGTCATCGACAGTTCACTGACGTTTTTGCTCGTTTCCAATTTAAAAGCATCCCAGGAATACTACAGAACCGCTCTTGGATGTGAAGTCACTGAATTTTGGGCGATAAGAGATGATTTCGGACTTGGATTTAAATTGATTGAAGCCAATGATCCGGGTGACATTCATCCAAACAAAGGAACCTGGAATACCTATGCCTATGTAAAAGACTTTGCAGAATTGGACTCCCTTTACGACGAATTCAAATCAAATGGTGCCATTATCGCTTCTAAACCTGCTGTAAGTGCGTTTGACTGGGGCTTATGGAAAGAATTTTCGGTTCTAGATCCTGATGGATATGCTTTCGGATTTGGAACAGCAAATAAAACGATATAA
- a CDS encoding Type 1 glutamine amidotransferase-like domain-containing protein translates to MSKHLFLFGGGPPFTKGFAQKFASLTAGNKGPVSILIVERTGWESYMPLYTQKLRNLGIDEYVYLPIPSTPVHKIIECLNKSCALIIGGGDTNLYANYIVNTSIKNAIQKIYLNGCPVAGFSAGALIAPSQCIISAKDNEEKQFQLRKGLGLLQDTILAVHFIEWNDEMHLREGIEKCKPHMNYGIDEDSGIYLENDVYKEAEGRGIYSIQNDRLVRIHP, encoded by the coding sequence ATGTCTAAACATTTATTTCTTTTCGGTGGAGGCCCTCCTTTTACAAAAGGATTTGCCCAGAAATTTGCTTCATTAACCGCAGGAAATAAAGGCCCTGTATCAATTCTTATCGTTGAACGTACCGGCTGGGAATCCTACATGCCTTTATATACGCAAAAGTTAAGGAACTTAGGAATAGACGAATACGTGTATTTACCCATTCCTTCTACACCCGTCCATAAAATAATAGAATGTCTAAATAAAAGCTGTGCATTGATTATTGGCGGAGGAGACACAAATCTTTATGCGAATTATATTGTAAATACCTCCATTAAAAATGCAATACAAAAGATATACTTGAATGGATGTCCTGTTGCCGGTTTCTCGGCAGGTGCTTTAATTGCTCCATCCCAATGTATCATTTCAGCTAAAGATAATGAAGAAAAACAATTTCAGTTAAGAAAAGGCTTAGGCCTTCTTCAAGATACTATATTGGCAGTCCATTTTATTGAATGGAATGATGAAATGCATTTAAGGGAAGGGATTGAAAAGTGCAAGCCACACATGAATTATGGTATTGATGAAGATAGCGGGATTTATTTGGAAAATGATGTTTATAAAGAAGCTGAAGGACGAGGCATTTATAGCATCCAAAACGACAGGCTAGTCCGTATCCATCCCTAA
- a CDS encoding TIGR00730 family Rossman fold protein yields the protein MKKICVFAGSNPGNKLSYASEAKRLGKLLADKQIDLVYGGSCKGLMGAVADQVIESGGNVIGVMPSSLFSSEIVHQGLTELIEVSTMHERKAKMGELADAFIALPGGYGTFEELFEVVCWSQIGLHHKPIGVLNIDEFYTPLLNLVKHAAKEGFMNPSYIDLIISSTTSSDLLEKLALRDHPVYRAK from the coding sequence ATGAAAAAAATATGTGTTTTTGCGGGATCAAATCCAGGGAATAAATTGAGTTATGCTAGTGAAGCGAAAAGATTGGGAAAGCTTTTGGCTGATAAACAAATAGACTTAGTATATGGCGGATCGTGTAAGGGATTAATGGGCGCAGTAGCAGATCAAGTTATCGAATCAGGAGGCAATGTCATTGGTGTTATGCCCAGTTCCTTATTTAGCAGTGAAATTGTACATCAAGGACTGACCGAACTAATTGAAGTTTCCACAATGCATGAAAGAAAAGCAAAAATGGGTGAACTCGCAGATGCGTTTATTGCATTGCCAGGGGGATATGGAACCTTTGAGGAATTATTTGAAGTAGTCTGCTGGTCACAAATTGGACTTCATCATAAACCAATTGGGGTCTTAAATATTGATGAATTTTACACTCCATTACTTAATCTCGTTAAACATGCTGCGAAGGAAGGCTTTATGAATCCTTCCTACATCGATTTAATCATTTCTTCGACAACATCTTCTGACTTACTGGAAAAGTTAGCTCTTCGTGACCATCCTGTATACAGGGCGAAGTAA